One window from the genome of Rufibacter tibetensis encodes:
- a CDS encoding glycoside hydrolase family 28 protein produces the protein MSMKKVISSKFLLTLGLVSAFQFSCQRETSAPAASTSSTNATTAGVNVSNASVDATIYDGIEFDMPKVKETKFPNYSVSITKYGAVGDGITKNTQAFEQAIADVSAKGGGRVVIPRGLWLTGPIVMKSNIDLHAEAGSMVIFSRDFDDYPLVQTSFEGLNTWRCQSPISGNNLENIAITGDGTFDGNGDAWRPVKKSKMTDAQWKTLTKTGVLSEDGKTWYPTAISRKADAKDNFNVPNFKTKAEFEAVKDYLRPVLLSLVNCKTVLLDGPTFQNSPAWNLHPLMCQDIILRNLNVRNPWYSQNGDGLDLESCKNALVYNNTFDVGDDAICFKSGKDKDGRDRGVPTENVIVKNNVVYHGHGGFVVGSEMSGGVKNVHVSNCTFMGTDIGLRFKSTRGRGGVVENIWISNIDMINIPTQAISFNLFYGGNSPVLEEDQKASTEARVEKLVPVTEETPSFKNIWMRNITVSGADEAVALQGLPEMNLQNVSLENAFLKARKGISAVDASGIVLKNVKVITEKGPALTIYNSKDINVQGLSFNQTKEPAVKVMGPLTKNVKLNNKDFSSATTQISKGKDLGKAAVSMQ, from the coding sequence ATGAGCATGAAAAAGGTAATTTCCAGCAAGTTCCTGTTGACGTTGGGACTAGTAAGTGCATTCCAGTTCTCGTGCCAGCGCGAAACTTCTGCGCCGGCAGCCAGTACGTCTTCCACCAATGCCACCACGGCTGGGGTAAATGTTTCCAATGCCAGTGTTGACGCTACTATTTATGATGGCATTGAGTTTGACATGCCCAAGGTGAAGGAAACCAAGTTTCCCAACTATAGCGTGAGCATCACTAAATATGGCGCCGTAGGCGATGGCATCACTAAAAACACCCAGGCCTTTGAACAGGCTATTGCCGATGTGTCAGCGAAAGGCGGTGGACGCGTGGTGATCCCGCGCGGACTGTGGTTGACTGGACCAATTGTAATGAAGAGCAACATTGACCTGCACGCGGAGGCTGGTTCTATGGTAATTTTTAGCCGTGACTTTGATGATTATCCTTTGGTTCAAACCAGTTTTGAAGGGTTGAACACCTGGCGGTGCCAATCGCCTATTTCAGGAAATAACCTGGAGAACATCGCGATCACTGGTGATGGTACTTTTGACGGAAACGGTGATGCATGGCGCCCGGTGAAGAAAAGTAAGATGACCGATGCCCAGTGGAAAACCCTGACTAAAACCGGAGTATTGAGCGAAGATGGTAAAACGTGGTATCCTACAGCAATCTCCCGGAAAGCAGATGCCAAGGATAATTTTAACGTGCCTAACTTCAAAACCAAAGCAGAGTTTGAAGCGGTGAAAGATTACCTGCGTCCGGTATTGTTGAGTCTGGTAAACTGCAAAACCGTGCTGTTGGACGGGCCTACCTTCCAGAACTCACCGGCCTGGAACTTGCACCCGCTTATGTGCCAGGACATTATCTTGAGAAACCTGAACGTGCGTAACCCTTGGTACTCGCAGAATGGCGATGGTCTGGACCTGGAGTCGTGCAAAAACGCGCTGGTGTACAACAACACCTTTGACGTAGGCGATGATGCCATCTGCTTTAAATCAGGCAAAGACAAAGACGGTCGTGACAGAGGCGTACCTACTGAAAACGTGATCGTGAAAAACAATGTGGTGTACCACGGCCACGGCGGTTTTGTGGTGGGCAGTGAGATGTCTGGTGGGGTAAAAAACGTGCACGTGTCTAACTGTACTTTCATGGGTACTGACATTGGGTTGCGTTTCAAAAGTACCCGCGGCAGAGGCGGTGTAGTAGAGAACATCTGGATCTCCAACATTGACATGATCAACATTCCTACCCAAGCTATCAGCTTCAACTTGTTTTACGGCGGTAACTCGCCGGTATTGGAAGAAGACCAGAAAGCCAGCACCGAAGCCCGGGTAGAAAAACTGGTACCAGTTACGGAGGAAACGCCTTCGTTCAAAAACATCTGGATGCGCAACATTACCGTTTCTGGCGCTGATGAGGCAGTTGCCTTACAAGGACTTCCTGAAATGAACCTGCAAAACGTTAGCCTTGAAAATGCTTTCCTGAAAGCCAGAAAAGGTATATCGGCGGTAGATGCATCAGGCATTGTGCTGAAGAACGTGAAGGTAATCACCGAAAAAGGCCCGGCCCTCACCATCTATAACAGCAAGGACATCAACGTGCAGGGGTTGTCTTTCAACCAGACCAAGGAACCTGCGGTGAAAGTAATGGGACCTTTAACCAAGAATGTGAAGCTTAACAACAAAGACTTTTCAAGTGCGACCACCCAAATCTCCAAAGGGAAAGATTTAGGGAAAGCGGCTGTTTCTATGCAATAA
- a CDS encoding rhamnogalacturonan acetylesterase, with amino-acid sequence MSFAPFKKKIVRVYLIGDSTVADYSDYDGEDYLNKRYPIMGWGQVFKPFLAKDSLNKVKHLIKADSVILLDKARGGRSTRTFFEEGRWAQVYKDLKKNDVVMIQFGHNDAAVDKPERFVTIQGYKEFLRLYINQTREKGAYPILLTPVARNYPWKDGKIGNVHGEYPQAVKDVAKELNVPLIDLQQLSIDSFSAKGQEYVTANYFMNLPAGQYKNYPEGQKDNTHFQPAGAKEVARLVFEGMKNLK; translated from the coding sequence ATGTCTTTTGCACCTTTCAAAAAGAAGATTGTAAGAGTGTACCTCATTGGAGATTCTACTGTGGCAGATTACTCTGACTATGATGGCGAAGATTACCTAAACAAGCGTTACCCGATCATGGGGTGGGGACAGGTTTTTAAGCCGTTTTTAGCAAAAGACAGCCTAAACAAAGTAAAGCATCTGATTAAAGCCGACAGCGTTATTCTGCTGGATAAGGCCCGGGGTGGACGCAGCACGCGTACTTTCTTTGAGGAAGGCCGTTGGGCGCAGGTGTACAAAGACCTTAAAAAGAATGATGTGGTCATGATTCAGTTCGGGCACAATGATGCCGCGGTAGACAAGCCTGAACGGTTCGTGACCATTCAAGGCTACAAAGAATTTCTTCGCCTGTATATCAATCAGACCCGCGAGAAAGGTGCCTACCCCATCTTGTTAACTCCGGTAGCCCGCAACTATCCCTGGAAAGACGGCAAGATTGGCAACGTACACGGCGAGTACCCACAGGCGGTGAAAGACGTGGCCAAGGAATTGAATGTGCCTTTGATTGATTTGCAGCAACTGTCCATTGATTCATTTTCCGCAAAAGGGCAAGAATACGTAACTGCTAATTACTTTATGAATCTTCCGGCAGGCCAATACAAAAACTACCCCGAAGGGCAGAAGGACAATACGCATTTCCAACCCGCCGGTGCCAAGGAAGTTGCCAGATTGGTATTTGAGGGAATGAAAAATTTAAAATAG